One Fretibacterium sp. OH1220_COT-178 genomic region harbors:
- a CDS encoding Rne/Rng family ribonuclease, with product MSSDRKIIADTLESEETRVAILEDGRLSEIFIERMWDHQKAGEIYKARVESVLPGINAAFVSIGDGRNAFLYLNDAQGMKIVPNQELVVQVTKTARKNKGARVTPRLSLPGRYLVLVPGGGETGVSRRIASEDERKRLRHFAKALRGDDFGVIIRTAAEGVDEETLAKDVESLLALWREIEHNASRQSAPCLLYKDMGLLGRVLRDEVHGGVDEIIVDGEEEFGHVNDFISRLYGTDKPHVVLYGGVVPIFEYYGVEREIEGALDRKVWLRSGAYLVIEHTEALTVIDVNTGKFVGDLDMRHTTLATNLEAADEIARQLRLRSIGGIVVIDFIDMEFEEDRSCLLNRLEEVFHSDRSRARVFSMTQLGLVEITRKRGRPDLRSVLTRGCPFCSDTGWVLREDTVAMSIKRFLRKIAHANRAEALLIQASAPIAQYVGDTYLQLWEEELERRILIVGMPEFAWSKYRVELQGTCEAVERRAKQMERRESSVVVHRSSAS from the coding sequence GTGTCTTCGGATCGAAAGATAATCGCCGACACCCTGGAGAGCGAGGAGACGCGCGTCGCAATCCTCGAGGATGGGCGGCTGTCGGAAATTTTTATAGAACGCATGTGGGACCACCAGAAGGCGGGGGAGATTTACAAGGCTCGGGTGGAGAGCGTGTTGCCCGGCATCAATGCCGCTTTTGTCAGCATCGGTGATGGGCGTAACGCTTTTCTTTACCTCAACGACGCCCAGGGAATGAAGATCGTCCCGAATCAGGAGCTGGTCGTCCAGGTGACCAAGACGGCTCGCAAGAACAAGGGCGCACGCGTGACGCCCCGCTTGTCCCTTCCCGGGCGTTATCTCGTCCTGGTCCCCGGCGGCGGTGAGACCGGGGTGTCGCGCCGCATCGCGAGCGAGGACGAACGCAAGCGGCTGAGGCATTTTGCAAAGGCCCTGAGAGGCGATGACTTCGGTGTCATCATCCGGACTGCGGCGGAGGGGGTCGACGAGGAGACTCTGGCGAAGGACGTGGAGTCGCTGCTCGCCCTCTGGCGGGAGATCGAGCACAACGCCTCGCGCCAGTCCGCCCCGTGCCTGCTCTACAAGGATATGGGGCTTTTGGGACGTGTCCTGCGGGACGAGGTCCATGGGGGCGTCGACGAGATCATCGTGGATGGAGAGGAGGAGTTCGGACACGTCAACGACTTCATCTCCAGACTTTACGGGACGGACAAGCCCCATGTCGTCCTCTACGGGGGCGTCGTCCCCATCTTCGAGTACTATGGGGTCGAGCGGGAGATCGAGGGCGCGTTGGACCGCAAGGTCTGGCTGCGATCCGGGGCCTACCTCGTCATCGAGCACACGGAGGCCTTGACGGTGATCGACGTGAACACGGGCAAGTTCGTCGGGGATCTGGACATGCGGCACACGACCCTGGCGACGAACCTCGAGGCAGCGGACGAAATTGCACGCCAGCTGCGCCTCCGCTCCATCGGCGGGATCGTCGTCATCGATTTCATCGATATGGAGTTCGAGGAGGATCGGAGCTGCCTTTTGAACCGGCTGGAGGAGGTCTTTCACTCCGATCGTTCGCGTGCCCGCGTCTTCAGCATGACGCAGTTGGGTCTTGTGGAGATCACGCGCAAGCGCGGACGCCCCGACCTGCGGTCCGTGCTGACGCGCGGCTGCCCCTTTTGCAGCGACACCGGATGGGTGTTGCGTGAGGATACCGTAGCCATGTCCATCAAGCGGTTCCTGCGCAAGATCGCCCACGCCAACCGTGCGGAGGCCCTTTTGATCCAGGCCAGTGCGCCGATAGCGCAATATGTAGGCGACACCTATCTTCAGCTTTGGGAGGAGGAGCTGGAGCGGAGGATCCTGATCGTCGGCATGCCCGAGTTCGCCTGGAGCAAGTATCGCGTCGAGCTCCAGGGGACCTGCGAGGCCGTCGAGCGCCGGGCGAAACAGATGGAACGACGGGAGAGTTCCGTAGTTGTCCATAGATCATCTGCATCTTAA
- the smc gene encoding chromosome segregation protein SMC has translation MSIDHLHLKGFKSFGSSCEFSFSRGFTAIVGPNGSGKSNILDGLRWILGEGSPSALRIVRQSDLLFQGSATVPASKEAEVGIRLSGADGTASLRRQYTAEGGSVLQVDGVRIRMQDLDEVKARFMLEGEDFAFIGQGEVSEAIHQRPMQRRHHLELLFGIDRYRRRREETNIRLESALSEVQRINTLIGELESRREEIAPEVAVAVEAQGILDNLEVLRRDFYFSRRFSLEEKERGLRRQRQLLQAHEDLARQWRNLWGLAVRSGEERLRSQGFDESSFLAREQELASRKDALRRQAFQASTRIKALLEDRADLGAERKRLGEEERVLRAEWDRTRSETSALEARLAECRGALEARLRELEESRAFLERERLRRQTLHDEHAERSLFVARTEARLRALAAAEAEGRNELGRLAGERDRLSAGMGDCTLLRCEEEHRRLVEEHAASYAACQKDAAALQQLRRERMRQEAELDALKSNTESSLYPEPVRLLLSASRLNRMRSRPEVVAEVFSCPSDLAPALEAYLGGRQFWLLVHTFDEAQEGIELLKQRRAGRVTYLPLERCRPRNPDLRFRLPTNGVLGWAIELIETRSPWESALRHLLGDLLVVERYALGSGLVKEGARFPIVTLEGEVFAPSGTVSGGRARQSGGAIAHNRQMAEAAEKIEELKRRMALVEARLKRSEEEERRLAGERDEAAAAVDRAKDDHATLQRALASVTASLDRIEREIAEAAEEMGILNSSLVEAKQRLDLLADEMAELEELPDGEDPSSAVGGLRAELTLAEERLRSSRAISERMEREHGALTVRLSAILEELGAGKKEEQERRAVLADIGREYLSIRRDEAELKLKLEEERGKVRRGHLRLERLRQREQKATATFSALGGEIAAVSERLTAAESERTQLIELWDDKYPYDAAEAREVEGGRDLTGSLRRLERELRALGNYNLGALSEDVSLTERVDFLTEQLEDVRNGVNELKTLIEETDAQVEASFSRAMADIDSRFNALFQRLFAGGEARLTLQEEGTLWDRGVEIYARPPGKKLQNISQLSGGEQSLTAIAHLFAALEVAKIPLAVLDEVDAALDEYNLIRFADLAKEYSRSLQLIVMTHRRTTMERADLIYGVTMVEPGLSRIVGIDVENYR, from the coding sequence TTGTCCATAGATCATCTGCATCTTAAGGGTTTCAAGAGCTTCGGGAGCAGCTGCGAATTCTCTTTCTCGCGGGGTTTCACGGCGATCGTCGGCCCGAACGGAAGCGGCAAGAGCAACATTCTTGACGGCCTGCGCTGGATTCTCGGCGAGGGCAGTCCCTCTGCGCTTCGCATCGTGAGGCAGAGCGATCTTCTCTTCCAGGGGAGCGCAACCGTCCCCGCCTCCAAGGAGGCGGAGGTGGGGATAAGGCTTTCCGGAGCGGACGGGACGGCCTCTTTGCGACGGCAGTACACCGCGGAGGGAGGTTCGGTGTTGCAGGTCGACGGGGTCCGAATCCGCATGCAGGACCTGGACGAGGTGAAGGCACGATTCATGCTGGAGGGAGAGGACTTCGCGTTTATCGGGCAGGGCGAGGTCTCGGAGGCCATCCATCAACGTCCCATGCAGAGGCGCCATCATCTGGAACTGCTCTTCGGGATCGACCGATATCGGCGTCGGCGCGAGGAGACCAACATCCGGCTGGAGTCGGCCCTTTCCGAGGTCCAGAGGATCAACACCCTTATCGGAGAGCTCGAGAGCCGCCGGGAGGAAATCGCTCCGGAGGTGGCCGTCGCTGTGGAGGCCCAGGGCATTCTGGACAACCTGGAGGTCCTGCGCCGGGACTTCTACTTCTCCCGCCGCTTTTCTTTGGAGGAGAAGGAGCGCGGGCTTCGGCGCCAGCGCCAGCTGCTTCAGGCCCACGAGGACCTGGCCCGCCAGTGGCGAAACCTCTGGGGCTTGGCCGTCCGCTCCGGCGAGGAACGGCTTCGAAGCCAGGGGTTCGACGAATCCTCCTTTCTCGCGCGGGAACAGGAGCTTGCCTCCAGAAAGGACGCCCTGCGTCGTCAGGCTTTTCAGGCCTCAACCCGTATCAAGGCCCTTCTTGAGGATCGAGCGGACCTTGGTGCGGAGCGCAAGAGGCTGGGGGAGGAAGAACGCGTCCTCCGGGCCGAGTGGGATCGGACGCGCTCGGAAACCTCGGCTCTGGAGGCCCGCCTTGCGGAGTGTCGCGGGGCTCTGGAGGCACGGCTCAGGGAACTGGAGGAGAGCCGGGCCTTCCTGGAGCGGGAGCGTCTGCGTCGTCAGACACTGCACGACGAACACGCGGAGCGCTCGCTCTTCGTCGCCAGGACTGAAGCTCGGCTGCGCGCCCTGGCCGCCGCGGAGGCGGAGGGGAGGAACGAGCTCGGCCGGCTTGCAGGGGAAAGGGACCGCCTGTCCGCAGGGATGGGGGACTGCACGCTTCTCCGCTGCGAGGAAGAACACCGCAGACTCGTCGAGGAACACGCAGCGTCCTATGCGGCCTGTCAGAAGGACGCGGCCGCCCTTCAGCAGCTGCGGCGCGAGCGGATGAGGCAGGAGGCGGAGCTCGACGCCCTGAAGTCGAACACGGAGTCCTCGCTTTATCCCGAACCCGTGCGTCTCCTGCTTTCCGCCTCGCGCTTGAACAGGATGCGTTCAAGACCCGAGGTCGTCGCCGAGGTCTTCTCCTGTCCCTCGGACCTCGCTCCCGCGCTTGAAGCCTACCTCGGGGGGCGTCAGTTCTGGCTCTTGGTCCATACGTTCGACGAGGCACAGGAAGGGATCGAGCTCCTGAAGCAGCGCCGGGCCGGTCGGGTGACCTATCTTCCCCTGGAACGCTGTCGGCCGCGTAACCCGGACCTTCGCTTTCGGCTGCCCACGAACGGCGTCCTCGGATGGGCCATAGAGCTGATCGAGACGCGCTCTCCCTGGGAGAGCGCACTGCGTCATCTTCTGGGCGACCTTCTGGTGGTCGAGAGGTACGCCCTGGGGAGCGGGCTGGTCAAGGAAGGAGCCCGTTTTCCCATCGTCACGCTGGAGGGGGAGGTCTTCGCCCCCTCGGGGACGGTCAGTGGCGGACGCGCAAGGCAGAGCGGAGGTGCGATCGCACATAACCGTCAGATGGCGGAGGCGGCGGAGAAAATCGAGGAGCTGAAGCGGCGTATGGCCCTCGTGGAGGCGCGCCTGAAACGCTCCGAGGAGGAGGAGCGGCGTCTGGCCGGGGAACGGGACGAGGCCGCGGCAGCCGTGGATCGGGCGAAAGACGATCACGCCACATTGCAGCGCGCCCTGGCCTCCGTGACGGCCTCCCTCGACCGGATCGAACGGGAGATCGCCGAGGCGGCCGAGGAGATGGGCATCCTCAATTCCTCCCTGGTCGAGGCCAAGCAAAGGCTCGACCTTCTTGCCGACGAGATGGCGGAGCTCGAGGAGCTGCCGGATGGCGAGGACCCCTCCTCGGCCGTGGGGGGGCTTCGTGCCGAACTGACTTTGGCGGAGGAGCGTCTCAGGAGCTCCCGTGCAATTTCGGAGCGGATGGAGCGCGAACACGGAGCTTTGACCGTTCGCCTTTCGGCTATCCTTGAGGAGCTCGGGGCCGGGAAAAAAGAGGAACAGGAGAGGCGGGCCGTCCTTGCGGACATCGGACGGGAGTATCTTTCGATCCGCCGGGACGAGGCGGAACTCAAGCTGAAGCTCGAGGAGGAGCGGGGAAAGGTCCGTCGGGGTCACCTTCGTCTGGAACGTCTGCGGCAGCGGGAGCAGAAGGCCACCGCGACGTTCTCGGCCTTGGGCGGCGAAATTGCGGCCGTGTCCGAGCGTCTGACCGCGGCCGAGTCCGAGCGAACTCAGCTGATCGAGCTCTGGGACGACAAGTATCCCTACGATGCGGCGGAGGCCCGGGAGGTCGAGGGAGGACGCGACCTTACAGGATCCCTGCGCCGTCTTGAGCGCGAATTGCGGGCTTTGGGGAACTACAACCTCGGAGCCTTGTCCGAGGACGTCTCTCTGACCGAGCGGGTCGACTTCCTGACCGAGCAGCTGGAGGACGTCCGCAACGGAGTGAACGAGCTCAAAACCCTTATCGAGGAGACGGACGCTCAGGTGGAGGCCTCCTTTTCGCGCGCAATGGCCGACATCGACAGTCGTTTCAACGCCCTATTCCAGAGGCTTTTTGCCGGAGGGGAAGCACGGCTGACCCTGCAGGAGGAGGGGACCCTCTGGGACAGGGGAGTCGAGATCTATGCCCGGCCGCCGGGGAAGAAGCTCCAGAACATTTCGCAGCTCTCGGGGGGAGAACAGTCCCTTACGGCCATCGCGCACCTTTTTGCCGCGCTCGAGGTCGCGAAGATACCTCTGGCCGTGCTGGACGAGGTGGACGCGGCACTGGACGAATACAACCTGATCCGGTTCGCCGACCTTGCAAAGGAGTATTCCCGCTCGCTGCAGCTGATCGTCATGACCCATCGGCGTACGACCATGGAGCGGGCCGACCTGATCTACGGCGTTACGATGGTGGAGCCCGGACTTTCCCGGATCGTGGGAATCGATGTCGAGAACTACCGCTGA
- a CDS encoding tRNA1(Val) (adenine(37)-N6)-methyltransferase, translated as MTHDDILYGRLRLWQPEEGPRVSMDTVLLASWVRRPSGRRASFVELGAATGAVSLMLALRFSGNFRIVGLEIQPDLVALAERNGRENGLEDRVSFLCGDLRDTSLLPSDAFDGLVVNPPYEEPGRGRTSPVEARSIARQGSRCSVADVAAASARLLKGRGRFFAVFRTDRMAAFIGAVLRRGLVPKRLRLIHPRPLKPSNLFLIECVKGGGEGLLVERPLFVHDEEGNYTPELLRAYEPEGLN; from the coding sequence GTGACGCACGACGATATCCTCTATGGCCGCCTGAGGCTCTGGCAGCCCGAGGAAGGGCCCCGCGTGAGCATGGACACGGTGCTGTTGGCCTCCTGGGTACGCCGTCCTTCGGGGAGGCGTGCGAGTTTTGTTGAGTTGGGGGCCGCGACGGGGGCGGTCTCTTTGATGCTGGCCTTGCGTTTTTCGGGAAACTTCCGCATCGTGGGGCTCGAAATTCAACCGGACCTCGTCGCCTTGGCCGAGCGCAACGGACGAGAGAACGGCCTGGAGGATCGCGTCTCCTTTCTGTGCGGGGACCTGCGGGATACATCCCTGTTGCCGTCCGATGCCTTCGATGGTCTGGTTGTGAACCCGCCCTACGAGGAGCCGGGGCGGGGCCGGACCAGCCCTGTGGAGGCCCGGTCCATTGCGCGTCAAGGATCCCGATGTTCCGTCGCGGACGTGGCGGCGGCTTCGGCGCGTCTGCTCAAGGGGAGGGGACGTTTTTTCGCCGTGTTTCGCACGGATCGGATGGCCGCATTCATCGGTGCGGTGCTCCGGAGAGGGCTTGTGCCCAAACGCCTGAGGCTGATCCATCCCCGTCCCCTCAAGCCCTCCAATCTCTTTCTGATCGAGTGCGTGAAGGGTGGGGGAGAAGGGCTTCTCGTCGAGCGGCCGCTCTTCGTTCACGACGAGGAGGGAAATTATACGCCCGAGCTCTTGAGGGCCTATGAACCGGAGGGGCTGAATTGA
- the rsmI gene encoding 16S rRNA (cytidine(1402)-2'-O)-methyltransferase codes for MPLTLVPTPIGNLEDITLRALRVLRSADLIACEDTRTSSILLRHYRIAAPLVPFHLHNEKACLPRLMAALREGKHVAVISDAGTPGVSDPGWILLRSAVDEGIEADVLPGPSALLPALLLSGLTPHPFLFFGFPPEKPGGRADLFRSLSGVPWTLCFYVSPHKAKRQIAEMIEAWGDRRAALVREISKVYQESIRDVLSGLLARLEQGVKGEMVLVVEGHVPGQQDDGAWKDEADVMRAQGATMRSVVEGIVARYPVAKNAVKAYLLRGKERE; via the coding sequence GTGCCGTTGACGCTCGTTCCCACTCCCATCGGCAATTTAGAGGACATCACGTTGCGCGCGCTCCGTGTCCTGCGCAGTGCCGACCTGATCGCCTGCGAGGACACGCGCACCTCGTCCATTCTGTTGCGGCATTATCGGATCGCGGCACCGCTCGTCCCCTTTCATCTTCACAACGAAAAGGCGTGTCTGCCCCGTCTGATGGCGGCCCTGCGGGAGGGCAAACACGTCGCAGTGATCAGCGATGCCGGAACTCCCGGCGTCTCCGACCCCGGATGGATCCTGCTCCGATCCGCGGTCGACGAGGGGATCGAGGCGGATGTCCTGCCCGGACCCTCGGCCCTGCTGCCGGCCCTCTTGCTCTCCGGCCTGACGCCCCATCCTTTTTTGTTCTTCGGCTTTCCCCCGGAGAAGCCAGGGGGACGAGCCGATCTCTTTCGTTCTCTCAGCGGCGTTCCTTGGACGCTTTGTTTCTATGTCTCGCCGCACAAGGCCAAGCGCCAGATTGCGGAGATGATCGAGGCCTGGGGGGACCGCCGGGCCGCCCTGGTTCGGGAGATCAGCAAGGTCTATCAGGAATCGATCCGCGACGTGCTTTCGGGCCTTCTCGCCCGGCTTGAGCAGGGGGTGAAGGGGGAGATGGTCCTGGTCGTCGAGGGACATGTGCCAGGGCAGCAGGATGACGGCGCCTGGAAGGACGAGGCGGACGTCATGCGAGCCCAGGGGGCGACCATGCGGTCCGTCGTCGAGGGGATCGTCGCCCGTTATCCGGTGGCGAAGAACGCCGTGAAGGCCTATCTCTTGAGGGGGAAGGAGCGAGAGTGA
- a CDS encoding cyclase family protein: protein MFLFLSHPLDPEDLAWPGEPTVKVRQCTDITEDCPFCSFISEIPNHCGTHMDAPRHFVRNGLSINELTMEYFCHREVALLEIPKGKAEGITREDLEPHEGILSKVTFALIRTGFERYRKGNPKIYQNEGPYVAPSAGDYLTERFPNLKGIGMDFLAIGSPSPAVPKGELPPDCHRHILGYFSGKFCTAIEDMHLSELPKNKKIDRLINAPLRIVGVDSSQVVCIAEVED from the coding sequence ATGTTTTTGTTTTTGTCGCATCCGTTGGATCCCGAAGATCTTGCGTGGCCCGGAGAACCTACAGTTAAAGTGAGGCAGTGTACGGATATAACTGAAGACTGCCCTTTTTGCAGCTTTATCTCCGAGATCCCCAACCACTGTGGAACACATATGGACGCGCCCCGTCATTTCGTGAGGAACGGATTGAGTATCAATGAGCTGACGATGGAATATTTTTGTCACCGGGAAGTGGCTTTGCTTGAGATCCCCAAGGGAAAAGCGGAAGGTATCACGCGCGAGGACCTTGAACCCCATGAAGGTATTTTATCAAAGGTCACCTTTGCCCTCATCCGTACCGGATTTGAGAGATACCGTAAGGGAAATCCCAAAATATATCAGAACGAAGGCCCATATGTTGCCCCAAGTGCCGGCGATTACTTAACGGAAAGATTTCCTAATTTGAAGGGAATTGGCATGGACTTTCTGGCAATAGGTTCTCCATCCCCAGCTGTTCCCAAGGGAGAATTGCCACCGGATTGTCATAGGCATATACTAGGATACTTTTCCGGAAAATTTTGCACAGCCATCGAGGACATGCACTTGTCCGAATTGCCCAAAAACAAGAAAATCGACAGATTGATCAACGCTCCGCTGCGAATAGTTGGGGTGGACTCCAGCCAGGTAGTTTGCATTGCTGAAGTGGAAGACTGA
- a CDS encoding MIP/aquaporin family protein — protein MQNFTLYLGEFAGTALFMILGLSVCANVSLKKSGMFGSGGIVAASGWGLSMVAIAVIFGPLTGAHVNPAVTVGFWVGGDFPGYLIPGYFLAQFGGAFVGGLMVWVMWKDHLDEEPDEESKLGVFATGPSIANPFRNFLSESVATFSLMLVLLSLSHQQPAGGVPMFFVFAGVGGGIMAYGGLTGYAINPARDLMPRLVHAICPIKGKGSSNWGYAWVPILGPITGGAFAGAIYKILFPK, from the coding sequence ATGCAAAACTTTACATTGTACCTGGGGGAATTTGCGGGGACGGCCTTGTTCATGATACTGGGCCTGAGTGTTTGTGCCAACGTTTCCTTGAAAAAGTCCGGAATGTTCGGAAGCGGCGGTATAGTGGCGGCCTCCGGATGGGGGTTGTCAATGGTCGCTATTGCAGTTATCTTCGGCCCGCTCACCGGTGCGCACGTCAATCCTGCAGTGACGGTCGGTTTTTGGGTCGGAGGCGATTTTCCAGGATATTTGATACCAGGATATTTTCTGGCACAATTTGGGGGCGCGTTTGTCGGAGGGCTGATGGTCTGGGTGATGTGGAAGGATCATTTGGATGAAGAACCTGATGAGGAAAGCAAATTGGGCGTATTTGCTACAGGGCCGTCCATTGCCAATCCCTTCAGAAATTTTTTATCGGAATCCGTTGCGACTTTCAGCTTGATGCTTGTCCTTCTGTCGCTATCGCATCAGCAGCCGGCGGGAGGTGTCCCTATGTTCTTCGTCTTTGCCGGTGTTGGCGGCGGTATTATGGCTTATGGCGGTCTCACTGGCTACGCGATAAATCCTGCAAGGGATCTCATGCCTCGATTGGTACATGCAATCTGTCCCATCAAGGGAAAAGGCTCATCCAACTGGGGATATGCCTGGGTACCGATTCTAGGTCCGATTACGGGCGGCGCATTCGCTGGGGCGATATATAAAATTTTATTCCCCAAGTAG